From one Streptomyces spiramyceticus genomic stretch:
- a CDS encoding LytR C-terminal domain-containing protein, with translation MSMLTPPGMGGKYRITGDKYPRMRRPRNRRRIILAVMASAVALGLIGWGTLQLIDVFTGGGKHSTAARKKQGCAKQGEPSGSASGAPSTLPKPGTIKVNVYNATKRGGLAKGTADELKKRGFKIGKVGNAPPEYEKKVKGAGILLGASKSASGMLPVLGAHLRGAVQKMDAREGSDVDLILGTAFKKLDTKKDANKAMATLANPSPAPSGKC, from the coding sequence ATGAGCATGCTGACTCCCCCCGGCATGGGCGGAAAGTACCGCATTACGGGCGACAAGTACCCGCGCATGCGACGCCCCCGGAACCGACGAAGGATCATCCTCGCGGTGATGGCCTCGGCCGTGGCCCTCGGCCTGATCGGCTGGGGGACGCTGCAGCTCATCGATGTCTTCACAGGGGGCGGGAAGCACTCGACGGCCGCCCGCAAGAAGCAGGGCTGCGCCAAACAGGGCGAGCCGTCCGGATCGGCGTCCGGAGCCCCGAGCACGCTGCCCAAGCCGGGCACGATCAAGGTCAACGTCTACAACGCGACGAAGCGCGGCGGCCTCGCCAAGGGCACCGCCGACGAGCTCAAGAAACGCGGCTTCAAGATCGGCAAGGTCGGCAACGCGCCGCCGGAGTACGAGAAGAAGGTCAAGGGCGCCGGGATACTGCTGGGCGCCTCCAAGTCGGCTTCCGGCATGCTGCCGGTACTCGGTGCGCATCTCAGGGGCGCCGTACAGAAGATGGACGCGCGTGAGGGCAGCGACGTAGACCTGATCCTCGGCACGGCCTTCAAGAAGCTGGACACCAAGAAGGACGCGAACAAGGCCATGGCCACGCTGGCCAATCCCTCGCCCGCGCCCTCCGGGAAGTGCTGA
- a CDS encoding IS630 family transposase, with protein MTSAAGASVPRRGPKLEPLLLCDEERAVLERWTRRATSAQALALRARIVLACAGPEVPPIVAVARDLRVTADTVRKWRRRFLAERLDGLVDEPRPGRPPSISIDQVESVVVTTLEDLPKNATHWSRKSMADRSGLSKSTVGRIWRKFQLKPHLADTFKLSTDPLFVEKVYDVVGLYFNPPEGAVVLSVDEKSQIQALDRSQPVLPIMPGMPERRTHDYVRNGLTTLFAAFDVATGEVISALHRRHRAAEFKKFLVRIDKEVPAHLQVHLICDNYGTHKTPAIRTWLAKHPRFQLHFTPTGSSWINQVERWFGFLADQMIRRGAHKNVQALEADIRKWVKNWNEDPKPFIWTKTAEEILASLARFCRRISGAGH; from the coding sequence GTGACTTCTGCTGCTGGTGCGTCAGTTCCTCGTCGGGGCCCGAAGCTGGAACCGCTGCTGCTCTGTGATGAGGAGCGGGCGGTGTTGGAGCGGTGGACGCGTCGGGCGACGTCGGCCCAGGCGCTGGCCCTGCGCGCACGGATTGTGCTGGCGTGCGCGGGGCCGGAGGTGCCGCCGATCGTGGCGGTCGCCCGGGATCTGCGGGTGACCGCGGACACGGTCCGCAAGTGGCGGCGGCGGTTCCTCGCCGAGCGGCTGGACGGGCTGGTGGACGAGCCCCGCCCCGGCCGGCCGCCCAGCATCAGCATCGACCAGGTGGAGTCGGTCGTGGTCACGACGCTGGAGGACCTCCCGAAGAACGCCACCCACTGGTCGCGTAAGTCGATGGCGGACCGCAGCGGTCTGTCGAAGTCCACCGTCGGCCGGATCTGGCGGAAGTTCCAGCTCAAGCCGCACCTGGCGGACACGTTCAAGCTGTCGACGGACCCGTTGTTCGTGGAGAAGGTCTACGACGTCGTCGGCCTGTACTTCAACCCGCCCGAGGGCGCGGTGGTGCTCTCGGTGGACGAGAAGTCCCAAATTCAGGCGCTGGACCGGTCCCAGCCGGTCCTGCCGATAATGCCCGGGATGCCCGAACGGCGCACCCACGACTACGTCCGCAACGGCCTGACCACCTTGTTCGCCGCTTTCGATGTCGCCACCGGTGAGGTCATCAGCGCCCTGCACCGCCGGCACCGGGCGGCCGAGTTCAAGAAGTTCCTGGTCAGGATCGACAAGGAGGTCCCCGCACATCTCCAGGTCCACCTGATCTGTGACAACTACGGCACCCACAAGACCCCGGCGATCAGAACGTGGCTGGCCAAACACCCCCGTTTCCAGCTGCATTTCACCCCGACCGGCTCCTCGTGGATCAACCAGGTCGAGCGGTGGTTCGGCTTCCTGGCCGACCAGATGATCCGTCGCGGCGCACACAAGAACGTCCAAGCCCTCGAAGCCGACATCCGCAAGTGGGTCAAGAACTGGAACGAAGACCCCAAGCCGTTCATCTGGACCAAGACAGCCGAGGAGATCCTCGCCTCGCTCGCCCGTTTCTGCCGACGAATCTCCGGCGCAGGACACTAG
- the upp gene encoding uracil phosphoribosyltransferase: protein MRIHVVDHPLVAHKLTTLRDKRTDSPTFRRLADELVTLLAYEATRDVRTEQVEIQTPVSPTAGVKLSYPRPLVVPILRAGLGMLDGMVRLLPTAEVGFLGMIRNEETLEASTYATRMPEDLSGRQVYVLDPMLATGGTLVAAIRELIKRGADDVTAVVLLAAPEGVEVMERELAGTPVTVVTASIDERLNEHGYIVPGLGDAGDRMYGTAD from the coding sequence ATGCGGATCCATGTCGTCGACCACCCTCTTGTGGCGCACAAACTCACCACGCTGCGCGACAAGCGCACCGACTCCCCGACCTTCCGGCGCCTCGCCGACGAGCTGGTCACCCTGCTCGCGTACGAGGCCACCCGGGACGTGCGCACCGAGCAGGTCGAGATCCAGACCCCGGTGTCGCCGACGGCGGGCGTGAAGCTGTCGTACCCGCGCCCCCTGGTCGTGCCGATCCTGCGGGCCGGTCTCGGCATGCTCGACGGCATGGTGCGGCTGCTGCCGACCGCCGAAGTGGGCTTCCTCGGCATGATCCGCAACGAGGAGACGCTGGAGGCGTCGACCTACGCGACGCGGATGCCGGAGGACCTCTCGGGCCGCCAGGTGTACGTACTGGACCCGATGCTGGCCACCGGCGGCACCCTGGTCGCGGCGATCCGTGAGCTGATCAAGCGCGGTGCGGACGATGTGACGGCGGTTGTGCTGCTGGCGGCGCCGGAGGGTGTCGAGGTCATGGAGCGCGAGCTGGCCGGCACGCCGGTCACCGTGGTCACGGCGTCGATCGACGAGCGCCTGAACGAGCACGGCTACATCGTGCCGGGGCTGGGCGACGCGGGTGACCGGATGTACGGCACGGCGGACTAG
- the tadA gene encoding tRNA adenosine(34) deaminase TadA, with the protein MRLALDEAARAAEAGDVPVGAVVLAPDGSLLAAGHNEREATGDPTAHAEVLAIRRAAERLGEWRLTGCTLVVTLEPCTMCAGALVQSRVDRVVYGALDEKAGAAGSLWDVVRDRRLNHRPEVVHGVLEAECSAQLTAFFRDR; encoded by the coding sequence ATGCGCCTGGCACTGGACGAGGCGGCACGGGCGGCGGAGGCCGGCGATGTGCCGGTCGGCGCCGTCGTGCTGGCCCCGGACGGCTCGCTGCTCGCGGCGGGGCACAACGAGCGTGAGGCCACGGGCGATCCGACGGCGCACGCCGAGGTGCTGGCCATCCGCAGGGCGGCCGAGCGGCTCGGCGAGTGGCGGCTGACCGGCTGCACGCTCGTCGTCACCCTGGAGCCGTGCACGATGTGCGCGGGCGCGCTCGTACAGTCGCGGGTGGACAGGGTGGTCTACGGCGCGCTCGACGAGAAGGCGGGCGCGGCGGGGTCGCTGTGGGACGTCGTACGGGACCGGAGGCTGAACCACCGGCCCGAGGTCGTCCACGGGGTGCTCGAAGCGGAGTGCTCGGCACAGCTGACGGCCTTCTTCAGGGACCGCTGA
- a CDS encoding Dabb family protein, with protein MIRHLVLFKLNEGVERDEPRVVAGVKAFQELDGVVPELEFWECAWNITDRPIAYDFAINSAVQDRDALKRYIEHPAHQAAAGQWREFATWVIADYEF; from the coding sequence TTGATCCGCCATCTGGTCCTCTTCAAGCTCAACGAGGGTGTCGAGCGCGACGAGCCGCGCGTCGTCGCAGGCGTGAAGGCCTTCCAGGAGCTTGACGGGGTCGTCCCCGAGCTGGAGTTCTGGGAGTGCGCCTGGAACATCACCGACCGGCCCATCGCGTACGACTTCGCCATCAACTCGGCGGTCCAGGACCGCGATGCCCTGAAGCGATACATCGAACACCCGGCCCACCAGGCGGCCGCCGGACAGTGGCGCGAATTCGCCACGTGGGTGATCGCCGACTACGAATTCTGA
- a CDS encoding RNA polymerase sigma factor SigF, giving the protein MPARTAPQAPPQQVQQQSQQLPPLPPETAPAKSRGADTRALTQVLFGELKGLTPGTPEHARVRGALIEANLPLVRYAAARFRSRNEPMEDVVQVGTIGLINAIDRFDPDRGVQFPTFAMPTVVGEIKRYFRDNVRTVHVPRRLHELWVQVSGATEDLTTAHGRSPTTAEIAERLRISEGEVLACIEAGRSYHATSLEAAQEGDGLPGLLDRLGYEDPALAGVEHRDLVRHLLVQLPEREQRILLLRYYSNLTQSQISAELGVSQMHVSRLLARSFARLRSANRIDA; this is encoded by the coding sequence GTGCCGGCCAGGACAGCGCCTCAGGCTCCGCCCCAGCAGGTCCAGCAGCAGTCCCAGCAGCTGCCCCCGCTCCCGCCTGAGACCGCCCCCGCCAAGAGCCGTGGCGCGGACACCAGGGCGCTGACTCAGGTGCTGTTCGGCGAACTCAAGGGCCTGACCCCGGGTACTCCGGAGCACGCCCGCGTGCGCGGAGCGCTCATCGAGGCGAATCTGCCGCTGGTGCGCTACGCCGCTGCCCGGTTCCGCAGCCGCAACGAGCCGATGGAGGACGTCGTACAGGTCGGCACGATCGGGCTCATCAACGCGATCGACCGCTTCGACCCGGACCGCGGCGTGCAGTTCCCGACGTTCGCGATGCCGACCGTCGTGGGCGAGATCAAGCGGTACTTCCGCGACAACGTCAGGACCGTGCACGTGCCTCGCCGGCTGCACGAGCTGTGGGTCCAGGTCAGCGGGGCCACCGAGGACCTCACGACGGCCCACGGCCGGTCTCCCACGACCGCCGAGATCGCCGAGCGGCTGCGCATCTCCGAGGGCGAGGTGCTGGCCTGTATCGAGGCGGGGCGGTCGTACCACGCGACCTCGCTGGAGGCGGCCCAGGAAGGCGACGGGCTGCCGGGGCTGCTGGACCGTCTCGGGTACGAGGACCCGGCACTGGCCGGCGTCGAGCACCGCGACCTCGTCAGGCATCTGCTCGTACAACTGCCCGAGCGCGAACAGCGGATCCTGCTGCTGCGCTACTACAGCAACCTGACTCAATCTCAGATCAGCGCCGAGCTGGGAGTTTCGCAAATGCATGTGTCAAGGCTGCTGGCCAGAAGCTTCGCGCGGCTCAGATCCGCAAATCGAATCGATGCGTAA